CTTTTTTGGTCTGAAGGATTATCAGAGGGCAAGGATACTTTCCTTCCTCAACCCCGAAGAGTACGGAAGGAGCTATTCTTACAACGTGCTTCAGTCCATACATGCGATCGGTGCCGGGGGATTCTTCGGTACAGGTTACATGAAAGGAAAAGCGAATCTGATGGGGTACGTCCCTGTCTCATACACGGATTTCATCGTGTCCGTCGTTGGAGAGGAATTTGGTTTTCTTGGTATCGCGTTTCTTCTTTCGCTCTTTGGTCTTTTCTTCTTCGAAGTTTCAAGATGGATCCTGAACGTGAAGGACGAATACTGGGAGATCCTCATGGTTTCTTCGTGTGGTCTTATCTGGTTTCACGTCTTCGAGAACGTTTCGATGAACCTGGGCCTTCTTCCCGTCACGGGTGTTCCTCTTCCCTTCATCAGTTACGGTGGAACATCCACCATTGTGTTTTCTCTCATCGCCGGTCTCATCCTGAAGGGAATAGCGATTGCAAGGGTTGAAAAGAGAGCGTAGAGAACCTCCTTTTTCTTCCGTGAGTCTTAAAACCAAAGGGGGTGAACATCATGAAGCGCTTTTTCCTTCTTTTGGTGGTGGCTCTTTTGCTTTTGACATCTTGTCTTCCGCTTCCCGAAGAAAAGCACGAGTTCATAGTAGAAGTGGTGGGAAACACGTATTTGTCCAATGTGATGAATTGGTACCAGCCTTCTTACAGTGACTACTGGCTTCAGGAACATCCTGTGCTGGTGCTCTATTACGAAGATAACACAAACTCTTACAATGAAAGACAGGGATTTTATGAACAAAGTGGCGATTTCGTCGCTGCAGCAGGAGAGATCGTAGATACATCTAATCTGGAAGATGATCTGACCAATATCTGGCAGAGTTACACACCGATCTACGATGTGGACGTGTGGTACCAGGGCGATGAAGGTGGATGGCAGGCGCGTGTAAGACCGCCCTTGAACTTGTTGAAAACAAGGTGTTTCTGGTGGAATTCGTGAAAAACGATGAATACTTTCGTGTTCTATCTATAACGGAGCCAAGTTATGACCCAAACAAAGATGTGTATCACCTCGGACAGGTCTATAGAGACAGCACACACGGCTTTGCTGTCTTCGTTCAGAAAATTCCAAGTAAAGTAACTCTTGAATCAGAAACAAAGATTTTCGGTGCGGAAGTTGTGTGGCCAAAATGATGAGGAGGTGTGAACCATGAGAAAGTACGTGTTCCTTCTTCTGATAATTTTTGCGATTTTTTCTTTCTCCTTTGACACGAAGAGCATCATCATCGTTCCTGAGATACCTTACTTCACGGTGGACGTGTGGCTCGACAAACCGGAGGGATCTGTCTACAACGTGGGAGAGAGGATCGAGATCTTCGTGAAGTCTTCAAGGGATGCCTACATACTGGTCTACGATATAAACGCCCAAGGAAAAGTGACTCTCATCTTTCCCAACAAATACGAAAGCGACAACTTCGTTCGTGCAAACGAGATCAAAAAGATTCCATCCAAATCCACCTACTCTCTCAGAGTCTCATCCCCGTACGGTAAAGAATACATTCAGGTGATCGCCAGTACAACTCCGATTTCCATCTTCAATCAGTTGAAAGAACTCGGCACAACGCGGATGTTTCCCACCCTGTCCGACAACGTCGAAGAGTACGTTCAAAAGAGGTTGAAACCCTATCTCACAGGAGAGTGGGTCTCGGACATCACGTATTTCTACGTTGGAAGAGCCCCCTCTTTTGGTACTCTGATCGTGGACTCAGATCCTTCCGGGATGACGGTTTACGTGGACGGATCTTACAGGGGAAAAACACCCATCACGATGACGGTGGATGAAGGAACACACTACGTGACGGTGTACTTTGATAACTACACTTTCTACAAAGAAGTGTACGTAGGGGAAAATCAGACAGTACGCGTGTCAGCCAGACTTCCTCTTGCAAAGCTTTCGCTCAGCTCTTCACCGAGTGGGGCAGATGTGTACATAAACGGAGACTACAGGGGGAAAACACCACTGACACTGAATCTTTCACCCGGAAACTACAGCGTGACCTTCAGAAAAGAAGGTTACCGTGAGGAGACAAGGTATATCACTCTCGGTGAGGGAGAGTCCCGATCCATTCACATCGATCTGAAACCGCTTCGGGCAACTTTGAGGCTGAGAACGGATCCTGCTGGTGTGGACGTCTACGTAGATGGAAGGTACGCTGGAACAACCTCCGAGAGTGGATTGACCATCGTTCTTGATCCTGGAACCTACAGTATAAGGCTCGAAAAGGAAGGATACGAAACAGACAGTTTCACGGTGAACCTGAAATCCGGTGAAGAAAAGGAAGTGTTCAGACGCCTTGAAGAAAGAGTAGTCTTCTCCGAAGTCAGAATAGAAACTCAGCCATCTAAAGCCACGGTGTATCTCAACGGATACTATCACGGTGAAACACCCGTTACCATCTACGTTCAAACTGGAACGTACGAGATCACAATAGTCAAACCCGGATACAGAACGATAGTCAGAACGGTAACTTTCGATGAAAAGGAGGAATACTTCAAGTTCATCCTGAGCGGAATCGAGTGATCGATGATAAAATGATCCTGAGGAGGGTAGAGGAATGGCAACGGTCATGGTAATTGACGAATCAAAGATCACCTTTCTGGCCGTGAAGAACGCCCTCGAAAAGGAAGGGTACAGGGTTCTGTGGGCAAGAGACAGGCAGGAAGCCATCTCAATCCTTCGTAGAGAACGTGTGGATCTTGTCTTCGTGGACATCTTCGAAGGTGAAGAGAGTCTTAACCTGATAAGAGAGATACGTGAGAGTTTTCCCGATACAAAAGTGTCCGTTCTGAGTGCCTATGTCGACAAAGACCTGGTTATCAACTCGGTGAAAGCGGGAGCGATTGACTACATCCTGAAACCCTTCAAGCAAGACTATCTTCTTGGCAGGGTGAAGAAGATACTGGCTTCTCCTGAGACATCGAGGGTGTCTGTTTCTGTCAGAAAGAACATCGAAGATATGGAGATAACTTTGAGGTTCGAAGAGATCGTGAGAAAAGAGATAAAGCGCTGTAGCAGGGCCGGAGGACATTTCTGTGTCATGTACGTTAGATTCAACGGTGTAATGAGAGATTACGAGGCAATCAAAAAGTTCTTCAGAGAGACAGATTACATTCTGCCGGTCTCTGCCAGCGAATACGTCTTCGTTCTGACACTGACGGGAAAGCATGGTATCACCGCCGTTACAAGAAGGATGAAAGAAAAACTTTCACAGAGTTTCGAGTACGTCTACGTGTGTTATCCAGATGATGGGAAGACCTACGAAGAGTTCATCCTCTCACTGAAGAACAGACTGGCAGAGCTGGGGGGGAAGTGAGTTGAAACTGGTGGAATCCGTTCCGAACTTCAGCGAAGGAAGAAGAAAAGAAGTAGTTGAAAAGATAGTGGCCGAGGCCAAAAAGTACGACAGGGTCTGGGTTCTCGACTGGTCCATGGACGCGGATCACAACAGATCGGTTGTGACCCTTGTGGGAGAGCCAGAAAACCTCATAAATGCCCTCTTCGACATGACCAAGAAAGCGGTGGAGTTGATCGATCTCAGGAACCACACGGGACAGCATCCGAGAATGGGAGCAGCAGACGTCATTCCTCTTGTTCCTCTCTACAACGTGACGATGGACGAGTGTGTCCAGTACTCGAAGATCCTGGGAAAAAGGATAGGCGAAGAACTTGGTGTGCCGGTCTATCTCTACGAGAAATCCGCCACACACCCTGAAAGGGAAAATCTCGCAAACATCAGGCGAGGTGAGTTCGAAGGGTTCTTCGAAAAGATAAAGGACCCCATGTGGAAGCCAGACTTCGGGCCCGATCGGGTCCATCCTTCCGCCGGAGTGACGGCGGTTGGTGCCAGAGAATTTCTCATAGCCTTCAACGTGAACCTTGGAACGGGGGACGTGAGTGTAGCGGAAAAGATCGCAAGAGCGATCAGGTTTTCAAGTGGTGGTCTCAGATACGTCAAGGCGATAGGCATCGAGTTGAAGGAGAAGGGGATCGTGCAGGTATCGATCAATGT
This genomic window from Thermotoga sp. SG1 contains:
- a CDS encoding PEGA domain-containing protein translates to MRKYVFLLLIIFAIFSFSFDTKSIIIVPEIPYFTVDVWLDKPEGSVYNVGERIEIFVKSSRDAYILVYDINAQGKVTLIFPNKYESDNFVRANEIKKIPSKSTYSLRVSSPYGKEYIQVIASTTPISIFNQLKELGTTRMFPTLSDNVEEYVQKRLKPYLTGEWVSDITYFYVGRAPSFGTLIVDSDPSGMTVYVDGSYRGKTPITMTVDEGTHYVTVYFDNYTFYKEVYVGENQTVRVSARLPLAKLSLSSSPSGADVYINGDYRGKTPLTLNLSPGNYSVTFRKEGYREETRYITLGEGESRSIHIDLKPLRATLRLRTDPAGVDVYVDGRYAGTTSESGLTIVLDPGTYSIRLEKEGYETDSFTVNLKSGEEKEVFRRLEERVVFSEVRIETQPSKATVYLNGYYHGETPVTIYVQTGTYEITIVKPGYRTIVRTVTFDEKEEYFKFILSGIE
- a CDS encoding response regulator; the protein is MATVMVIDESKITFLAVKNALEKEGYRVLWARDRQEAISILRRERVDLVFVDIFEGEESLNLIREIRESFPDTKVSVLSAYVDKDLVINSVKAGAIDYILKPFKQDYLLGRVKKILASPETSRVSVSVRKNIEDMEITLRFEEIVRKEIKRCSRAGGHFCVMYVRFNGVMRDYEAIKKFFRETDYILPVSASEYVFVLTLTGKHGITAVTRRMKEKLSQSFEYVYVCYPDDGKTYEEFILSLKNRLAELGGK
- the ftcD gene encoding glutamate formimidoyltransferase, translated to MKLVESVPNFSEGRRKEVVEKIVAEAKKYDRVWVLDWSMDADHNRSVVTLVGEPENLINALFDMTKKAVELIDLRNHTGQHPRMGAADVIPLVPLYNVTMDECVQYSKILGKRIGEELGVPVYLYEKSATHPERENLANIRRGEFEGFFEKIKDPMWKPDFGPDRVHPSAGVTAVGAREFLIAFNVNLGTGDVSVAEKIARAIRFSSGGLRYVKAIGIELKEKGIVQVSINVTNHKKTPLYRVFEMIKMEAERYGVPVLSSEIVGLFPLDSLLQTVSYYLRTNLNSKKVIESNLLDILVKETEK